In Curtobacterium sp. L6-1, a genomic segment contains:
- the argH gene encoding argininosuccinate lyase, with the protein MTDAPRASRPDEASTKTDATNTGALWGARFADGPSAELAALSRSTHFDWQLAPYDIAGSRAHARALQTAGYLTADELERMRAGLDRLEASFLDGVLQPADSDEDVHGALERLLIADVGPELGGKLRAGRSRNDQIATLGRMHMLDHGRRIGRMVIDLVDAISQQASEHEGAIMPGRTHLQHAQPVLLAHHLLAHAWPLVRDLERLRDWAARAGVSPYGAGALAGSSLGLDPTAIAHELGFDRPADNSIDATAARDAVAEFAFVLAQIGIDVSRLAEEVILWNTKEFGFVRLHDAFSTGSSIMPQKKNPDIAELARGKSGRLIGNLTGLLATLKGLPLAYNRDLQEDKEPVFDSVATLEVLLPAFTGMIATLTFDTDRMAELAPQGFSLATDVAEWLVRQGVPFRDAHEVSGALVRYCEERGIDLDDPTDDEYAAVSAHLTPEVRAVLTIEGSVASRRGVGGTAPERVAEQLAALTRSVREIAAGAPFTR; encoded by the coding sequence ATGACGGACGCCCCCCGAGCCTCCCGGCCGGACGAAGCCAGCACCAAGACCGACGCGACGAACACGGGTGCCCTGTGGGGTGCCCGCTTCGCCGACGGGCCGAGCGCCGAGCTCGCCGCCCTGTCGCGGTCGACGCACTTCGACTGGCAGCTCGCCCCGTACGACATCGCGGGGTCCCGCGCGCACGCCCGGGCCCTGCAGACCGCCGGTTACCTGACGGCCGACGAACTCGAGCGGATGCGCGCCGGGCTGGACCGTCTCGAGGCGTCGTTCCTCGACGGCGTCTTGCAGCCCGCCGACTCCGACGAGGACGTGCACGGCGCCCTCGAGCGCCTGCTCATCGCCGACGTCGGGCCGGAACTCGGCGGCAAGCTCCGCGCCGGACGGAGTCGCAACGACCAGATCGCGACGCTCGGCCGCATGCACATGCTCGACCACGGCCGGCGGATCGGCCGGATGGTGATCGACCTCGTCGACGCGATCAGCCAGCAGGCGTCCGAGCACGAGGGCGCGATCATGCCGGGCCGCACCCATCTGCAGCACGCGCAGCCGGTCCTGCTCGCGCACCACCTGCTCGCCCACGCCTGGCCCCTCGTGCGGGACCTGGAACGACTCCGCGACTGGGCGGCCCGCGCCGGTGTCAGCCCGTACGGGGCCGGTGCCCTGGCCGGGAGCTCGCTCGGACTCGACCCGACCGCGATCGCCCACGAACTCGGCTTCGACCGGCCGGCGGACAACTCGATCGACGCGACCGCCGCCCGGGACGCCGTCGCGGAGTTCGCCTTCGTCCTCGCGCAGATCGGGATCGACGTCTCGCGCCTGGCCGAGGAGGTGATCCTCTGGAACACGAAGGAGTTCGGCTTCGTCCGGCTCCACGACGCGTTCTCCACCGGGTCGAGCATCATGCCGCAGAAGAAGAACCCGGACATCGCCGAGCTCGCCCGCGGCAAGTCCGGTCGGCTGATCGGCAACCTGACCGGGCTCCTCGCGACGCTCAAGGGCCTGCCCCTCGCGTACAACCGCGACCTGCAGGAGGACAAGGAGCCGGTCTTCGACTCGGTCGCGACGCTCGAGGTCCTGCTGCCGGCCTTCACGGGCATGATCGCGACGCTGACCTTCGACACCGACCGGATGGCCGAGCTCGCACCCCAGGGCTTCTCGCTCGCGACCGACGTGGCCGAGTGGCTCGTCCGCCAGGGCGTGCCCTTCCGTGACGCGCACGAGGTGTCCGGCGCGCTGGTCCGGTACTGCGAGGAGCGCGGCATCGACCTGGACGACCCGACCGACGACGAGTACGCCGCCGTCTCCGCGCACCTCACGCCGGAGGTTCGCGCCGTCCTCACGATCGAGGGCAGCGTCGCCTCCCGCCGTGGCGTGGGCGGCACCGCGCCGGAGCGCGTCGCCGAGCAGCTCGCCGCGCTGACGCGGTCCGTCCGCGAGATCGCGGCCGGGGCGCCCTTCACCCGCTGA
- a CDS encoding argininosuccinate synthase, producing the protein MADRVVLAYSGGLDTSVGIGWLKDATGKEVVALAVDVGQGGEDMDAIRQRALDCGAVESVVIDAKDEFADDYLVPALKANALYQKRYPLVSALSRPLIAKHLAVTAKQLGADSVAHGCTGKGNDQVRFEAAVAAIAPDLTSVAPVRDLALTRDKAIVYAQEHDLPILQSKKSPYSIDQNVWGRAVETGFLEDPWNAPIEDLYAYTQDPAVPRDADEVVITFEQGVPVAIDGQRFSVLRIVQELNALAGKHGVGRIDVVEDRLVGIKSREVYEAPAAMALIAAHEELESLTLERDVNRYKRGVESEWADLVYDGLWFGGLKRSLDAFIDSTQEYVSGDIRLQLQGGRATVTGRKSEQSLYDFDLATYDTGDMFDQSLSKGFIELWSLPSKISARRDLAN; encoded by the coding sequence ATGGCAGACCGCGTCGTACTCGCGTACTCAGGAGGGCTCGACACCTCCGTCGGGATCGGCTGGCTCAAGGACGCCACCGGGAAAGAGGTCGTCGCCCTCGCGGTGGACGTCGGCCAGGGCGGCGAGGACATGGACGCCATCCGCCAGCGAGCGCTGGACTGCGGCGCGGTGGAGTCCGTCGTCATCGACGCGAAGGACGAGTTCGCGGACGACTACCTCGTGCCGGCCCTCAAGGCGAACGCGCTCTACCAGAAGCGCTACCCGCTCGTGTCCGCGCTGAGCCGACCGCTCATCGCGAAGCACCTCGCCGTGACGGCGAAGCAGCTCGGCGCCGACAGCGTCGCGCACGGCTGCACCGGCAAGGGCAACGACCAGGTGCGCTTCGAGGCCGCGGTCGCCGCGATCGCCCCGGACCTGACGAGCGTCGCCCCGGTCCGTGACCTCGCGCTGACCCGCGACAAGGCGATCGTCTACGCCCAGGAGCACGACCTGCCGATCCTGCAGAGCAAGAAGTCGCCGTACTCGATCGACCAGAACGTCTGGGGTCGCGCGGTGGAGACCGGGTTCCTCGAGGACCCGTGGAACGCCCCGATCGAGGACCTGTACGCCTACACGCAGGACCCCGCGGTGCCGCGTGACGCCGACGAGGTCGTCATCACCTTCGAGCAGGGCGTCCCGGTCGCGATCGACGGCCAGCGCTTCAGCGTCCTGCGCATCGTGCAGGAGCTCAACGCCCTCGCCGGCAAGCACGGCGTCGGCCGCATCGACGTCGTCGAGGACCGCCTGGTCGGCATCAAGTCGCGCGAGGTCTACGAGGCCCCGGCCGCGATGGCGCTCATCGCCGCGCACGAGGAGCTCGAGAGCCTGACCCTCGAGCGCGACGTGAACCGCTACAAGCGCGGTGTCGAGTCCGAGTGGGCCGACCTGGTCTACGACGGCCTGTGGTTCGGCGGGCTCAAGCGCAGCCTCGACGCCTTCATCGACTCCACGCAGGAGTACGTGTCGGGCGACATCCGCCTGCAGCTGCAGGGCGGCCGCGCGACGGTCACGGGCCGGAAGTCGGAGCAGAGCCTCTACGACTTCGACCTCGCCACCTACGACACCGGCGACATGTTCGACCAGTCGCTGTCGAAGGGCTTCATCGAGCTCTGGTCGCTCCCGAGCAAGATCTCCGCCCGCCGCGACCTGGCGAACTGA